TTCATGGTTGCGCGGACTCGGTCCCATGAGCGGTCCCAGAGGGCCGATCCGATCAGTCCCAATGCGGCAATCGCCAGGATCAGCGGACCTTTCAGCAGCAGTCCTGCCGCAATGCCCATCCAGACTGGCCAAGCCTTACGCGCCGCCAGACCGTAGAGCACGACCGCGCAGGCCCCAGCCAGCATGGCGTCGGTCTTGGCGATATGGGCTTCGAAAACCAGCGATACGGACAGGGCCAAAAGCCCTGCGCCCCATAACGCTTCGCGGCGGCCGAACAGGGCAAGCCCACCCAAATAGGTCGCCCAGACCGCGATCAGCGCGCCCAGAACGCTCGGCAGACGGTGCGCCCAGATGGCGCGTTCGCCGCGTTGTACATCATCGATCTGTCCGGTCAGGGTCAGGCTGGCAAGCTGCGCCCAATAGGCCCCGGCGGGCTTCTTGTGACGCGCATCCTCCTGAAACCGGATGTCGATCAGGTCGCCCGTCTCGACCATCTGTACCGTGGCCTGCGTGTAGCGGGCTTCGTCGCGGTCGATCGGGGGCAGGGACGCCAGGCCCGGCAGATAGGCTAGCAGGGCAATCAGACCCAGCAGCAGCATGTCGCGCCGTCTGGAATGGCTGGAAGGCGAAGCAGTCACAGTTTCGCCTTGGCGCGCAGTGACGCGGAGAGCAAGTCTGTCACGCTGTAACAAAGCTTGCACACTGCTCACTTGTCGCTGTGCCGTCATCCTGTCAAAGGCAGCGTCATGCGTTCAGAGCCTGACATCGCGGTCGTTCTGCCGGCCTATAATGAATCCGGTAATCTGGGCCCGCTGATCACGGAGATCGATGCGGCCTTGTCGGATGTTCCGCATGAAATCGTCGTGACCGACGACGGATCGACGGATGATACGCGCGACAGGCTGATCGCACTGAAATCGGATTTCCCGCAGCTGCGCGTTCTGGCGCACCGCAAGAATGCCGGGCAGAGCCGGGCGCTGCGCACCGCCATCATCGCTGCCCGCGCGCCGATCATCGCAACGCTGGACTCCGACGGCCAGAATGTGCCTGCCGATATCCCGGCGCTTTACCGGCAGCTGATGCGCGACGACGCACCGGACACATTGGCCATGGTTGGCGGACGGCGCGCCAAACGCAAGGACACGGCGGCGAAGCGGCTCGGATCGCGCATCGGCAACGGCGTGCGCAAACGCCTTCTGCATGACGAAGCGGATGATACGGGCTGTGGCCTGAAAGTATTTCGGCGTCAGGCGTTTCTGGAACTGCCCTATTTCGATCACATCCACCGCTACCTGCCGGCCCTGATGCTACGCGAGGGCTATCGCTGCGAATATGTCGATGTCGGTCACCGCGAACGCGGCGAGGGCGAGAGCAAGTATACGAATTTCGGACGCCTCAAGGTCAGCATTGCCGATCTGCGCGGTGTGCGCTGGCTGATCAGCCGGTCGCGCCAATCTGGCGGCTATGACGAGCTTTAAGTCGCTACGGCCTGACTTAACCCGACCTTAACCCTGACAGGCGCACGATAACCTCCGGTTAACCACGCTTGCGAGGGCCGCCATGCGCGCTCTGTCTATCTTCCCCCTGATGACCGTGCCGGTTATCATCTATAATCTGATGGCTCTGTCCGGACAGGCGTTGAGCTCGATCGACGCCATGCGTGAACGTCTCGATACGGATTTCATGTCCGTTGCCATGGCAAGCGGCGTCAACTGGTCGATCACGCCGGGACATGCGCTGACCGTGCTGGCTCTGGTCTGCCTGTTCTTCGAACTGATCAAGTCGACGGGAACGGGACGCGCCGCGGTGATGAACCACGCCTTTTCCCTGATCCTGTTCATTCTCTGCCTGGTTCAGTTCCTGCTGATGCCTGCCTTTGCGACGAGCGTATTTTTCATCATCGGTGTCATGACCCTGCTAGACGTACTGGCCGGCTTCATGGTGACGATTGCGTCTGCCCGCCGCGACTTCGGGGTCGATGCGGCCTATGCCGACTAGACGACGCTCATGGATGTCCACCACATTCCACCCGCGGCCATTGCCAGAAAGACCCGCTCCCCCTTGAGCGAACCGGCTCTGCTGTCCGATGCGCTGATGCTGGCCGGGGCGTTCGCATTCGAGATGGGAGAAGATGGTCATCTCGATCCGGCGAACCGGGACGCGCTCGCCCATAATCTTGTCGAGATGCCGGATATGTTCTCGACGGCGGCCAGCGACTGGGAAGCCCGACTGGGCCCCGATGATGTGAGAGCCCGGCGCGCCGCCCTGTCGCGCCTGACCTTTGTCGGTGCACGCTACAAACTCGATTATGTGGTCCGCGACGGAATGGGCGAACACCGTCATTTTCGTGAAATTGCCGAAGCCATGGCCTGCGCGGACGGGCGCGCGACACTGATACGCGGCGTGCTGCTGGACCGGACGGGCGAAGCCAGTCGCAACGCTGCCATCGCCTGGCGCGCGC
This genomic window from Algimonas porphyrae contains:
- a CDS encoding glycosyltransferase family 2 protein, whose product is MRSEPDIAVVLPAYNESGNLGPLITEIDAALSDVPHEIVVTDDGSTDDTRDRLIALKSDFPQLRVLAHRKNAGQSRALRTAIIAARAPIIATLDSDGQNVPADIPALYRQLMRDDAPDTLAMVGGRRAKRKDTAAKRLGSRIGNGVRKRLLHDEADDTGCGLKVFRRQAFLELPYFDHIHRYLPALMLREGYRCEYVDVGHRERGEGESKYTNFGRLKVSIADLRGVRWLISRSRQSGGYDEL